The DNA segment CTATCATTGTTTATTGCATTAAGACTGGCAATCAGCGGGATATTTATGCTTTCTTTTGCTTTTCTAATATAAAGCAGATGTTTGTCAGGTCCAGCATGTTCAATATTTGGATGCATTGTAAGCATTTGCGCATGATTATCGTTGAATTCAGTAAATTTTTTATCCAGTTGCAATCTTTCGAGTTGAATTTGTTCTTCAAATAATGATTTATAAACTATTGCTGCAACACAATGTTCTTCCGCTTTTTAAGGTTGTCCAAATTTGTTGTTATATTGGAAGCACCCATAATTATAGGGATTGTCTAATTCAATTCCCATATACTTTGTTTTAAGTTTTCCATTGGAGTAATTATAAGATCATCAATTCTATATCAAGATTGTAAAAATCAGAGTCGCTTGAAAACAAATTCAAAAATGTAACTACTTTATTATCAATTTTATGTTGTTAATAAAGTAGTTTTTATCACATACCTTTGTATTCCATGCTCCTTGAAACTTGTGTCATGCTTCATGTGCTATTTTTTCATTTTGGTTGAGTCGCACATCATTTTTTTGTGGCTATGCTTCATACTACCGGTGTTTTTTGTCTGATGCATTTTTCCTTTGGAGATATTCTTTTTCTCAACAAGCTTCATTCCGCATTTGGGACAATTACCGGGCTTATTCCGAACTACTTCTGGATGCATCGTACAGGTATATTTTACGGTTTGCTGTTTAGCCGTTTTTGGCTGAGTAGCTTGTCCATAAACTTCGGAACTTGAGAAATCAACTAGCCATAATCCTGCAACGAGGATTATGGGTAACAAAAATTTACTTTTCATGACTTTACTTTGTTAAATTTATATTTTTTACTACATGCCTAATTCCTTTAAAGCATTTTCATATCTTATGGCTACTTTTTCCCAGTTTACAACGTTCCAGAATGCCTCTATATAATCCGGTCTTCTGTTCTGATATTTCAAATAATATGCATGTTCCCATACATCCATTGAGAGTAGTGGTATTCCTTTTTTTTCAGCAATGTCCATTAGTGGGTTATCCTGATTGGGTGTAGAACAAATAAACAAGCCG comes from the Bacteroidota bacterium genome and includes:
- a CDS encoding heavy metal-binding domain-containing protein gives rise to the protein MLPIILVAGLWLVDFSSSEVYGQATQPKTAKQQTVKYTCTMHPEVVRNKPGNCPKCGMKLVEKKNISKGKMHQTKNTGSMKHSHKKMMCDSTKMKK